From the genome of Proteiniborus ethanoligenes:
TTTCTTTATATGAAACTTGTGGGTTACCTACATTTGCTTCTACTTTAAATTCTCTTAGAAGCCTGTCAACAATAATTTCTAGGTGTAATTCTCCCATTCCAGCTATTATAGTTTGACCTGTTTCTTGGTCAGTATATGCCTTGAATGTTGGATCTTCCTCAGATAGTTTAGCTAAGGATATTCCTAGCTTATCTTGACCTGCTTTAGTTTTTGGCTCTATTGCTACGTGTATAACAGGTTCTGGGAATTCCATTGATTCTAGTATTATAGGATTATCCTCATCACAAAGAGTGTCTCCTGTTCCTGTATCTTTTAAGCCTACTGCTGCTGCAATGTCTCCTGAGTATACTCTTTCTATTTCTTCTCTCTTGTTTGCATGCATTTGTAATATACGACCTATTCTTTCTTTCTTACCCTTTGTTGAGTTTAATACATAGGAGCCTGAATCAAGTACTCCTGAATATACTCTAAAAAAAGCAAGTTTACCTACATAAGGGTCAGCCATAATTTTAAATGCTAATGCTGAGAATGGTTCGTCATCTGATGATGCTCTTTCTTCAACATCTTCTGAGCCTGGTTTTACTCCTGTTATAGATGGAATATCTATTGGAGCAGGCATATAGTCAACTACTGCATCTAATAGCGGTTGTATACCTCTGTTTCTATATGCAGAACCACATAGTACAGGAGTGATGCTACATGCTATAGTAGCCTTTCTAATAGCAGCTTTTATTTCATCTGTGCTTATTTCTTCACCTTCAAGATATTTCATCATTAGCTCTTCATTTTGATCAGCTACAGCTTCTAGCAATGCTTCTCTATATTCTTCCGCTAAATCCTTCATATCTTCTGGAACATCTATTATTTCATACTCTTTTCCTAATTCATCTTTGTAGATTCTAGCTTGCATATTAACCAAGTCTACCATTCCTACAAAGGTATCTTCTGAACCTATTGGTAGCTGCACTGGAACTACATTTGCTTTTAATCTGTCCTTCATCATTTGAACTGCTCTGAAAAAGTCTGCACCTGTAGTATCCATTTTATTTACAAAAGCCATACGTGGAACGCCATATTTGTCTGCTTGACGCCATACTGTTTCTGATTGTGGCTCCACACCGCCTTTTGCACAAAAAACTGCTACTGCGCCATCGAGAACACGAAGAGACCTTTCTACCTCAACAGTAAAATCCACGTGTCCTGGTGTGTCAATAATGTTTACCCTATGTCCATTCCATTGAGCAGTAGTGGCTGCAGAAGTTATTGTGATTCCTCTTTCCTGTTCTTGCTCCATCCAGTCCATAGTAGCTGAACCCTCATGGGTTTCGCCTATTTTGTAAGTTCTACCAGTATAGAATAGTATTCTTTCAGTAGTAGTTGTTTTACCTGCATCTATATGAGCCATTATTCCAATATTTCGAGTTTTTTCTAAAGAAAATTCTCTAGGCACAGTATTCCTCCTTTCTGTAAATCATTACACATTTTATTTGTTTCCAATTATATATTAACTTAATCATAATTTTATAATCTTTATTACCATCTGTAATGTGCAAAAGCTTTATTAGCTTCAGCCATTTTATGAGTGTCTTCTCTCTTTTTAACACTAGCACCTGTGTTGTTAGCTGCATCCATGATTTCTTTAGCTAGCCTTTCACTCATGGTTTTTTCTCCTCTTTTTCTTGAGTAAGATACTAACCATCTTAGCCCTAAAGTCTGTCTTCTTTCTGGTCTAACTTCAACAGGAACTTGGTATGTTGCTCCACCAACACGTCTTGCCTTTACTTCTAGTACAGGCATTATGTTGTTGAAACCTTTATAGAAAACCTCTAATGGTTCTTCTCCTGTTTTTTGTCCTATGGTATCAAAAGCATCGTATACTATTTTTTGTGCAACGCCTTTTTTACCATCAAGCATTATTTGATTTATTAGCTTTGTAACTATTTTATCATTGTAGATTGGATCTGGACTAACTGGTCTTTTTGGAACATGTCCTTTTCTTGGCACTATACTTCCCTCCTTAACAATTCATATTAAATCATAGGTACTCGACAAATCCTACTGTCGTCTTAGCGCACTAAATGCATATATATAAACAGCCTTTAGCCTATGACGCTAAAACCCCGCATTATTAGTACCCGTTAAAACTATTTTTTCTTAGGTTTCTTTGCACCATATTTTGATCTAGCTTGCATTCTCTTGTCTACACCTGCTGCATCTAGTGTTCCTCTAACGATGTGGTATCTAACACCCGGTAAGTCTTTTACCCTTCCACCTCTTATAAGCACAACACTATGCTCTTGCAAGTTATGGCCTATTCCTGGGATATAAGCGTTAACTTCTAGACCATTTGTAAGTCTAACTCTGGCAATCTTTCTTAAAGCTGAGTTAGGTTTCTTAGGTGTTACAGTTCTAACTGCTACACACACTCCTCTTTTTTGTGGTGAATTTAATTTTGTTGTTCTCTTTTTAAGTGAGTTGTAGCTTACTCCTAAGTGAGCAGATTTTGATTTGTATATAACATCTTCTCTGCCTTTTCTTATTAATTGGCTAATTGTTGGCATCAAAGCACCTCCTTCCAAATTTAGACTATTTAAGGGTTGCAGCTACTGCCGCATTTACGTCAATACTACAGGCCTTTCCTAATTCTTTCATGCTCTCAACATATATAATTTCTATTGTCTTTTCATTGCATAGCTGAATTATGTCTTTTACTACCTTAGGCTCTGCATCTTTTGCAATAAACACCATGTTAACTTCATCATTAGTTATTGCTCTTTTGGCCTGTTTAACACCAACAACCTTTTTCTTTTCTTTAAGATTAGTTAGCATTTTAGTCTCCTCCTCCATTACACATCTAGAAGATTATGTGACCATGGCCACATAATCTTCCTTGATTCAAAAGAGTCAACCTGAAATTTTACACACTTATATATTTTACCACCTGTTATATTTCATGTCAACATTTATATTATTCTTCAACTATTTCTTCATCTGCTTTTTTTTCCATATAATTTAATGCTATTTCTTTGTATTTTTTCATTCCTGTACCCGCCGGTATAAGCTTACCTATTAGCACATTCTCTTTTAAACCTATCAGCCCATCTTCTTTTCCTTTTATTGCTGCTTCTGTAAGTACTCTTGTAGTCTCTTGGAAGGATGCTGCCGACAAGAAAGATTCAGTAGCTAATGAAGCCTTTGTAATTCCTAACAATACTCTTCTACCTATAGCTGGTGTTCCTCCAGACTCTTCTACTTTTCTATTAGCATCGCTAAAATCGAAAATATTTACTAAGCCTCCTGGAAGAAAATCTGTATCTCCTGGTTCTTCAATCTTAACCTTGTTTAGCATCTGCCTAACTATAACCTCAATGTGCTTATCGTTTATATCAACACCTTGCATTCTATAAACTCTTTGCACTTCTCTTACAAGATATGCTTGAACTCCAGCAATTCCTTTTATCTTTAATATATCATGAGGATTAACTGAACCTTCAGTTATCTCATCTCCTGCCTCTATAAAATCTCCTGCTTTTACTTTTAATCTAGAGCCATAAGGAATAGTATATGCTTTAGCTTCTCCGTCTTCTGCTGTTACTATTGCTTCTTTTCTTCTTTTTGATTCACTTATTGAAACTGTACCTGAGATCTCTGTAATAATAGCAAGACCCTTTGGTTTTCTAGCTTCAAAAAGCTCTTCTACCCTCGGAAGACCTTGGGTAATATCTGCTCCTGCTACTCCTCCAGTATGGAAGGTACGCATTGTAAGCTGAGTACCAGGCTCTCCTATAGA
Proteins encoded in this window:
- the fusA gene encoding elongation factor G — encoded protein: MPREFSLEKTRNIGIMAHIDAGKTTTTERILFYTGRTYKIGETHEGSATMDWMEQEQERGITITSAATTAQWNGHRVNIIDTPGHVDFTVEVERSLRVLDGAVAVFCAKGGVEPQSETVWRQADKYGVPRMAFVNKMDTTGADFFRAVQMMKDRLKANVVPVQLPIGSEDTFVGMVDLVNMQARIYKDELGKEYEIIDVPEDMKDLAEEYREALLEAVADQNEELMMKYLEGEEISTDEIKAAIRKATIACSITPVLCGSAYRNRGIQPLLDAVVDYMPAPIDIPSITGVKPGSEDVEERASSDDEPFSALAFKIMADPYVGKLAFFRVYSGVLDSGSYVLNSTKGKKERIGRILQMHANKREEIERVYSGDIAAAVGLKDTGTGDTLCDEDNPIILESMEFPEPVIHVAIEPKTKAGQDKLGISLAKLSEEDPTFKAYTDQETGQTIIAGMGELHLEIIVDRLLREFKVEANVGNPQVSYKETITKEADVEAKYARQSGGRGQYGHVKIKLEPREPGAGYEFVNKIVGGAIPKEYIPAVDNGIQEAMQNGILAGYQVLDLKVTLYDGSYHEVDSSEMAFKIAGSMAFKDGMRKAGPVILEPYMKVEVVMPEEYMGDVIGDLNSRRGRIEGMESRSGAQVVRGYVPLSEMFGYATDLRSKTQGRGTYTMQFDHYEALPNSLAEKLINK
- the rpsG gene encoding 30S ribosomal protein S7, whose product is MPRKGHVPKRPVSPDPIYNDKIVTKLINQIMLDGKKGVAQKIVYDAFDTIGQKTGEEPLEVFYKGFNNIMPVLEVKARRVGGATYQVPVEVRPERRQTLGLRWLVSYSRKRGEKTMSERLAKEIMDAANNTGASVKKREDTHKMAEANKAFAHYRW
- the rpsL gene encoding 30S ribosomal protein S12 is translated as MPTISQLIRKGREDVIYKSKSAHLGVSYNSLKKRTTKLNSPQKRGVCVAVRTVTPKKPNSALRKIARVRLTNGLEVNAYIPGIGHNLQEHSVVLIRGGRVKDLPGVRYHIVRGTLDAAGVDKRMQARSKYGAKKPKKK
- a CDS encoding ribosomal L7Ae/L30e/S12e/Gadd45 family protein, which codes for MLTNLKEKKKVVGVKQAKRAITNDEVNMVFIAKDAEPKVVKDIIQLCNEKTIEIIYVESMKELGKACSIDVNAAVAATLK